Genomic window (Helianthus annuus cultivar XRQ/B chromosome 3, HanXRQr2.0-SUNRISE, whole genome shotgun sequence):
AATCCtaaatctcagggacgattttagcaaaaAAGTCAGACGTTTGGACGAAAATGATAAAAATCTCAAAAGTGAATGACTATATgatacaaaaaagttgttttggatgaaaatgacaaacatgcccaAATCTCAgagacgattttgacaatttactcttgTTATTATTCTAGTGATAGTGTAGTGAGAGGTCAAATAGAAAATAATATAAATTAGTAAAAACCATCAAATAGAAAAAAAATTTTAGGTCCGTTACCTTCCGACCTCCCGGTGTAAATTTTCAAGCTTCGTCACTGCTTCCATGGTTTGTTTATGTCACATCCCACCTAGGAGGGCATTTACAGTGACCAGTCGACGCAGACCTATAGAGGAAACATAATCTTATTACAAAACTTAAGCATTTTCTCTGAGAATCGTTAACCTAAAATcattttataataatattatttaaatatttattggTTAACCCGTAGTGGTAGAAAATATATACATAATCTCAGTATCAAACTTAAGTATTTGTTACATGGCGGAGTATTAAATGtacaataaaacaaaacaaaacgtaACGTAACGTTAATAAGCGAGACATCTCTTAGCTAGCAACCTTGATCCTTACTTTAGTCGACCTGCGATACAGGCTCGGGTAAAAATACATCAGCACACGGTTGGTGAGTCACATAAACGACACATTTATAAAACTAACACATAAACGATTTTTTCGATCTTGTATGAGCTCAGTGCATAACACACCATAATTGTAATACGTCCACCTCACATTAAAGCAAGTCAACATTATATATTCATACACACACTGCCTCACACACGTATGTGACTGTTGCTATATCAAGTGTCTGTCCCCTCGGAAAAATATAATGATCACTGTAATATATATAACACCTTGGATGCCACACCATATAGGACATACAAATACATGATCAATCACAGTCAAAACAGTTTTACAAGCAAgtaacatgttttgaaaatagtAACTCACATGAATAAACTTTCTTCACACTATATTTCAACTCCCGACACTTTGATTGTAATCTAGAATTCAATATACCTGATTACTAATTTAAGTCTAATGTTCAAACtctaaggctggagggtgtgggggtCGTCCCCAGTCCGTCCTGCTTCGTCGCCGacgtccccccccccccccccacaccgcCGGCCTCCTGAACGTCGACATCCAGACGTTGGAGACGGGCCTCCCCCTCCctcacacacctatacatacaatatatacatatatattttaggcACATCATCCATTTCTTTACCTCCATCCTCTTTTCCCCATGCTCACACCCGATCTACGTGGTGcttacgtggcggatcatcctccaaggatgggccatcgccataccgcatagcctaatAGACTAGTCGCATAACAACTGCATTTACAGTGCACAACTATTCTAGTCCAGACAATATTATGAATTTAACAGTTATACCCATTATTTTACAATTCATGAGTCATCTTAACCATTCATGATCAGAGTGGTCATACAATATCACAATCTGAATGTGCACCTACTAGACAGGTTATGCTAAGGTCGTATGCCTTAggtcatccgtagtcataaagcccctttgtggGCGTTATACGACACGTatcgtgccacgtcacacgggGGGCTTTATgaggcgttatatcactagagcccgtagtatAAAGCCCCTACCAATCATTACCTagttattaatttttatttttattaaggGAAAATGCTACTAAAATGTAACTAACTTAAAACTGCAAACTTTAGAAACTGCAAATGTTTCAAAAATCAAATCATATTTGGAaataaaatgaaaagaaaaaattGGCATTGGTAAGTTGTGTTTACCTTTGTAGATTTTACAAGACAAAAACCACTTTTAATATACTTTTACATATGAAAATGAAGGAGATATCATTAAAGTCATAACATCAAATCCTCAACGTGTCGAAcaatcattattttaaaaaaaatgtaagaAACAATGGAGGAGACGTTGGTAAGCATTTTTAAGCATGACGTTGGCAAGCATTACATAATAGCTGATTATAAATTCATAATAGTGATTCGCATATCTTTAATAATTTCGTTTTGTGTTTCATAAAAAACAAGAGAAACACGTTTAATCATTTATAAATTAATGGCCCCCCAAGATTACTTTccctttttatttttgtttaattgCCTACATAAACCATATTTACTTGGCACAACATTCCCTTTAATTCATCAAGACTAAAATCTCACATGATAATATCAATCATGAAAACCAAACCCATAAATACTGGGTCAAGCGTTTTGGCCAAGTCATGTGACCGGGTCAAGTCAAATTCCATGACCACTTGACGTTCAAATCAGGTCAACTAGCCCAACAACATCAAGAGTTAGGGGCTGTTTATTTACCTTTTAACAagacttttaatggttcagacctcttagtTGTTCtaattcagcacttaatgattcagactgtttgtttcacgaccagatgtctgaatggttcagacatttgcctctgaatggttaagatttatacagagtctgaatggttaaaacctctaatctgaattggtcagacatttgcctctgaacggttaagcattatacaggctcttaatggttcaggcctcttattggttcagcacttaatggttcagacctcttactagttcaacacttaaccattcagatgttgccaaacagccccttacagTTTTGAGATGAGACACATTGTTTTTTATACGGTCGTTCACTAATAAAATTCTATATTTATTCAAATCCCAAACATGGATAACTATAGTTCACAAAACAGACGCATGTTACAACCCATAATACGGTCATAAAAATTATCTCACGTGCATGAAAGTCGCTTCATGTTAAATAAAAAGTATGTTTTTGCCATATGGTCTTACACATGCAATCATTCAGGTGTAAGGCCATATTAAataaaaagtatttttttttgcAACCGTTCATGTGTAAGACAAAtaaaaagtaattttttttttcatatatgtAAGACCAataaatagtatttttttttcCCTATATGGTCTTACACATGCAACCGTTCATGTATAAGACCATATCATTATaatcatactcagtaaattccaccaatagcaaagctaaggtagggtatGAGAAGGGTAAGATGTAAACAAttttacctctaccccgtaggaatagagatgtTGCTTCCAGTTAGACCCCCGGCTCAatggtagttttgcatcaaacattGGACATAAGGCACAATAACACTCGGTAATTAAGACAAAAGCCAATTAGTGCGTGTACTCCCTTGCCTTTCGGCtatcaacaccaccacatgatgcatgattaaccatccccctcttttaacattattttcacgaaattagtaaaataacattaaaattagtACACTTTCgcttttgccccccgagcgcccaTTTATCAAACCCTATTCATGATGAAAAGTGTCAACTTTAGTACAGTTAAAAATATCGACCCACTGGGTGCATCCCCTGTTCGCGAATGCCATTTCATTTGAGCCAAATTACATGTTTGAAATAAAAACACAACTCAAATAAACCATTTCCATAACCGAATCCAACGACCTCAAGACGACCCATACTTCATTATGACACCAAgaaacatacatacaaacatgttAGACACGCACATGTCTATATATGTAGGTGTGCAAACACAAAGACAGATTAAATAAATAGCCGATAAGTAAAGGAATAGAATAGCAAAGGCAAGACATGAGTAGAGTTCCAATTCTAATCTCAAGCTTAATATGTTCTCAACAGACTCCTGCACTAATTCTAACCTTCTGTTCTCCTACGGTTTTCGCAACAACGTCTCACAACACTAGTCTAGCTTAAACAAGGCAAAGACAGACAGTTATATTTCACACAATAGATAACATAAAGCTTATTAATTGTGCAAGCAAACTCTCTCATCTTGCGCTATACAATTGTCCCCACAAACAAGCCTGGAGAACTAATTTAACTCAACAAAATGATCACCTCCTTCACAGATCACCGTTTTCTGCGCTTCGACTCCACCTGCATCAGTCACATATATAAACCGATTAGATGACAAAAAAACAATAGATCTATGAGTTATGTCTTTTGTGATATAGAAAGATGAAATGGTTTGTAACCTTGACATCAGATGATGGTGATACGTGGAACGAGCTCAGTGGTCTTTTCGCATCGTCATCGGATGAGCAGTCTGAGCACAAAAACTGGTCCAACTTCTTCGCCTCTTCGATTGTCATACCCATGCAATTTGGATGAAACCTGCATAATTTATACAAGAAAATATATAGAAACTCATTTAGATATGTAGTGAAAGGTTTAAATACATAAGACTCTTAACGTGCTACAGTAGCGAGTCGCGACCAACaatataacgtgcgtaattatgcaaCCAACATGCGTAATTAAGGTTAACCCAACCAATGCGTAATTATGCAACTAACGTTTGTAATTAGGGTTTAGCCCGACCCATGCGTAATTATGCAAAGTTAGTTACTATTGTGCCACAGCATTCAATTGAAGGACTAGATTAGATCAGATGTGCGGTTGAGATGCTCGCGTATGCATCACATGATAAGGTGGTCTTGTACATTAACCGTCCTCTAGATATGTATGCATGTTATTCTAGCTGAACAATCGCccacaaaattaaaaaaataatttgcTTATGTTTTAACATAGCCATGATGACAGTCATATCACCAACTACGTAATACATAAATATCTGCATATGTATATGCAAGTCACATACGATGATATGAATTAGTATATATAGATGTGCATGTATTGATGCTTCATGTAAGCATGTATGTATGAATATATGTCTGTTTTGTGTATTTATATGTATTATAAACCTATATTTGTATCTCTTACTTCAAATTCAGACAAAACACGCTTCTTACTTGAAACAAATTTATATTATGAAAATTTCAAGATAACATTCAgtcaaacaatatatatataccaGTCCTTGCATCCTTCGCATTGAACCATCAAGTCATCAGGGTTGTAAGGCATTTCACATTTGCAGTACCTACAcgacaaaaaacaaacaccaattCACACCATTAGGTTCCACAAAACTCGAATCCGCACCAAAAACAAGAACAAACTGTACTCACACTGCAACGCGATCAGGGGTGAACCCACCAGTAGCAGCCTTGTACTCAAACCGACAGAAGTAATCCTCAGTGCCAACATTATCGAGCTTCGTATAGTTCTTAAACGAGTGAACTATACACTTCCCTTCAATAGTGTGTGCACTCTGCATATCGTAATGATCCGAAAGAAAGAGTTCTTTGACTCCGTGAAACTGTCTCCTACCACCCAAGGATTCCTCTGGGCGGTAATACCATCTAACCCTAACTTTTACGTTGTTTCGGTGATCGGCTTCCAGTTTCTCCACTCGAGCGACGTATGGAGGCTTGTCGGAGTCGGAAGGTCTCATTAACACACAGTCTCCAGCTGCATAAACCAAGTTAAAACTAGTACTTAAACCCTAGAAAGTTCAAAATTAACATAAATCAAacataaaccctagaaagttcAAAATTAACATTAATCAATACATAAACCCTACAAACTTCAAAATCAACATATGCATATATAAAAAATCCTCTTTTGTAAAGAAAATTACGGTTCAAACACATGCTCTAACAGTCAAAAGAAGGCAAAATCAGTAACTAAACACTAGAAAGTTCAAAATCAACATGTGTACATAAAATTCAAAAGCAACCTCATTTATAAAACAAACTAAAGCTCAAAAACATATGTTTGAAGGATCTCTAGCGGTCAAAACAAGTCAAAATCAATACCTAAACCCTAGAAAGTTCAAAAATCAACATAAATcaatgcataaaccctaaaaacctTCAAAAATCAACACAAATCAATATCTAAACCCTAGAaagttcaaaatcaacaaaaatcaaTATTTAACCCTAAAACTTCAAAAAAATAACATAAATCACTATTTAGCCCTAGAAACTTCAAAAATCAATATAAATCAGATTTTAACCCTAAAACTTCAAAAAAATAACATAAATCAATATTTAGCCCTAGAAACTTCAAAAATCAACATAAATCAGATTTTAACCCTAAAAACTTTAATAAAACAACATTAATCAATACCTAAACTCTAGAAACTTCAAAATCAACATGCGCATACAAAATTCAAAAATCTTCTTCCGTAAAGCCAATTAAAGCTCAAAATCAAACTTTTAAAAGATCTCCAGCACTTAAAACAAGTCAATGACAGTCACGAATCAAAACTTCATAAAAATCTACACACACATTCAAACAGTAGAGAGATATATACATATAGAGAGAGCGAGATATATAGAGACAGAAAGGATATACATTGAACAACTTTGTCTGTGCCTTCAATAATCAATGCCTAAACCCTAGAAAGTTCAAAATCAACATTTACACATAAAAATCCTCTTTTATAAAGCAAATTAAAACTCTAACACACACGTTTGAAGAATATACAGCAGCCAAAACAAAACCTCATAATAATCTACATACACATTCAACACTAGACACATATATAGAGAAAGAGATACATATAGAGAGAGGATATACGTCGAACAACTTTGTTAGTGCCTTTGATAGTGTAGGAATCCAAATCCTTCTTTCCAGGCTTCGTTTTCGCCATTGGAGGTGTGAGATGAAGAAAATGGTGGTGGATCTGAGTGGAAATTGAGTGGAAATGGTGAGGGAGTTAGAAACCCTAGAAATTAGGTGGTGTCGGAAGGAAGGGAAGAGAAGGGGGTGGGGTTTGATTGGGTGTGGGATGTGTACGATAAGGAAGGTGGGTGTTAAGTGTTACTACCATTAAAGGCAGGAGGCATTATAAGATGAGTCCACCTCCACCTCAAAGCTTGCAAAATAACGGGACGTATCGATGTTCACAACAGATATCACCACCGTGTTTTTGTTTCACTTTTCCCCACAATCAAACACCCTACATAAATGCCGTTAAAAATGTATataatttataataaaaaataatttttatttataatgaAGATGATTTCCCTTGTGTTTACCAACTTTTTTTACAGGAAAAAACAAGTTGACATAACATTTTTAGATGAGTAAATTGTTATTTTAGTCTCTGATGTTTGATTAAAAttgccactttagtctaaaaagtttttttttgtcattttagtctaaatagttttgttttctgtCATTTTAATCCCTaacttttgtcattttttttatcattttcatccaACCTACTAACTCCATTCAAAAAATTTAGTTAACTTCGGTGAATTTTGATCAAAccacatttttctttctttttttgtaGGTGCGATGGTACGGGGATTGTGTTGTGCCGGTTTACAGtgaagatgatggcggtggttgttggttttacgatgatggcggcggtgttgGTTGATGACGTGGTGGCGGAAAAGTGGTCGGTGGTGGTGGAATGTCACACCCTGGTttttttgcggaagcgtggattattttggtgtgacttcttaataccatagcaacaatcataacaatgctatatgataaaggcaaattggaaataaataatctcaactcactgttattggccaataataatcccaactcatttaatcaccaataataatccgaactattcacttttgtttgtaaaatactcccacgttaaaaaaagactaactaggttaaaatattgctgatgtggcttaacaTGTGTGGACTGACGTGGCTGGTTAACATCTTACCTGTGTATAAAATGATTATCAGCCTCATTTGTACACACAATCGACTGAATTTGCTCAATTtgtagaattagggttttgaaggagAGTGCGGTTGGGTGTGCAAATGAGGTTGATAATCATTTTATACACAGGTAAGATGTTAACCAGCCACGTTAGTCCACACAtgttaagccacatcagcaatattttaacctagttagtctttttttaacgtgggagtattttacaaacaaaagtgaatagttcggattattattggtgattaaatgagttgggattactattggccaataatagtgagttgggattatttatttccaatttgcctatgATAAAatacaagatgttcatccattaatatagtttaataataccataacatcaatgtttgaaaatgtcgacacttaagataagttacaaaccatacttGTTTTAAACGTGTTCATAAGACACcacaaaagactttaaacaaaACGAGGTTTGGAGACATGTGACCCGTCCAGGAaagggttacacctcccaaaccctacgaccctggatgacatctttattagTACGAGCTTGACACCTATGCAGACACTTGCTAGATCCGAtcagttccctgaaatacatgtagcttgaaaaatcaacaaaagttgagcgagttcatgtgta
Coding sequences:
- the LOC110929619 gene encoding chromatin remodeling protein EBS; this translates as MAKTKPGKKDLDSYTIKGTNKVVRPGDCVLMRPSDSDKPPYVARVEKLEADHRNNVKVRVRWYYRPEESLGGRRQFHGVKELFLSDHYDMQSAHTIEGKCIVHSFKNYTKLDNVGTEDYFCRFEYKAATGGFTPDRVAVYCKCEMPYNPDDLMVQCEGCKDWFHPNCMGMTIEEAKKLDQFLCSDCSSDDDAKRPLSSFHVSPSSDVKVESKRRKR